The following proteins come from a genomic window of Salvia hispanica cultivar TCC Black 2014 chromosome 4, UniMelb_Shisp_WGS_1.0, whole genome shotgun sequence:
- the LOC125223665 gene encoding armadillo repeat-containing protein 7 → MFTNDQRQKERTGKYGSPRLQYLQELVAQFQNASDEETKEKVVASLGNFAYDPYNYTFFRQLNVLELFLDCLTESNERLVEFAVGGICNACADPTNAAVVIQCDGIPLVIQCLSSPVRNTVNYAIGSLYYLCSSAKAEDEILKPEVVDAMKRFTAAGASFSNPARAFLDRYVTSLNEK, encoded by the exons ATGTTTACCAATGATCAGAGACAAAAGGAGCGCACCGGAAAATATGGATCTCCGAGATTGCAATATCTTCAG GAACTGGTTGCACAATTTCAAAATGCATCTGATGAAG AAACAAAAGAGAAAGTTGTTGCTAGTTTGGGGAACTTTGCTTATGATCCTTATAATTATACATTCTTCCGTCAg CTAAATGTTTTGGAGCTTTTTCTGGACTGCCTAACTGAGTCCAATGAGAGGCTTGTGGAGTTTGCAGTCGGAGGAATTTGCAATGCTTGTGCAG ATCCAACAAATGCTGCGGTTGTCATCCAATGCGACGGTATTCCTCTTGTCATCCAATGCTTATCGAGCCCTGTTAGAAACACG GTGAATTACGCAATTGGATCTCTGTACTATCTGTGTAGTAGTGCAAAGGCTGAGGATGAAATTTTGAAACCAGAGGTAGTGGATGCTATGAAAAGGTTTACAGCAGCTGGTGCGAGCTTTAGCAATCCAGCACGGGCGTTCTTGGATAGGTACGTTACGTCTCTCAACGAAAAATAG